Proteins encoded within one genomic window of Elusimicrobiota bacterium:
- a CDS encoding P-II family nitrogen regulator gives MKKITAVFPTEREELVKEKLYQLDIGGMLITHLTGCGLPRGEEKKKGKKYFELPKTKLEIIVTDPACETAIAILMKCLHTGEIGDGKIFISAVDDAIRIRTGERGPIAV, from the coding sequence ATGAAAAAGATTACTGCTGTTTTCCCAACAGAACGAGAAGAATTGGTAAAAGAGAAACTGTATCAACTTGATATTGGTGGGATGCTGATTACACATCTTACTGGCTGTGGATTACCACGCGGTGAAGAAAAAAAGAAAGGAAAAAAATATTTTGAACTGCCGAAAACCAAACTGGAAATTATAGTGACTGACCCTGCTTGTGAAACAGCAATTGCAATACTGATGAAATGTTTGCATACTGGCGAAATCGGTGATGGTAAAATTTTTATCTCGGCAGTTGACGATGCAATAAGAATCAGAACCGGTGAACGGGGTCCGATAGCGGTATAG
- a CDS encoding P-II family nitrogen regulator, protein MKKIECICENVKAEDLKKALYELNIGGFIIGTVNAVAFKKDPSNPSVKFVDRPRIKLELFVDDSEVEKTISILLNVIRKGVFGDGKIFIMPTDDVIRIRSGERGPAML, encoded by the coding sequence ATGAAAAAGATAGAATGTATCTGCGAGAATGTTAAAGCAGAAGATCTTAAAAAAGCACTTTATGAATTAAATATTGGTGGATTTATTATCGGTACTGTTAATGCGGTTGCATTCAAAAAAGACCCTTCTAACCCATCAGTAAAATTTGTAGACAGACCCCGAATAAAACTTGAACTTTTTGTTGATGACTCAGAAGTTGAAAAAACAATTTCAATACTTTTAAATGTGATTCGCAAAGGTGTTTTTGGTGATGGCAAAATTTTTATAATGCCGACTGATGATGTTATTCGTATTCGCTCCGGCGAACGCGGTCCTGCAATGTTATAG
- a CDS encoding response regulator → MPTVKISEIAQQAKVLPSTIRHYTDLGLLEISERTEGGQRLYDEQKTLTQLAKIKHLSSRGYTLPQIKEILTTGGLKKRILIIDDDPDVVDLIKAILTDAQWEFKHAPDGFEAGRLLLDYLPDLITLDLVMPGMDGFKVCQNIRKDPRTKDIKIISITAYDTPEYRQKILDAGADEYLPKPFTPDEFRKKVNAVLNKTELELTK, encoded by the coding sequence ATGCCAACTGTAAAAATTTCTGAAATAGCCCAGCAGGCAAAAGTTCTGCCTTCTACTATTCGGCATTATACTGATTTAGGCCTGTTAGAAATTTCAGAACGAACCGAAGGTGGTCAGCGGCTTTACGACGAGCAAAAAACACTCACGCAACTTGCTAAAATCAAACATCTTTCATCACGCGGCTACACGCTTCCACAAATCAAAGAGATACTTACTACTGGTGGGCTCAAAAAACGGATTCTTATAATAGATGATGACCCTGATGTTGTTGACCTGATTAAAGCAATTCTAACAGATGCACAATGGGAGTTCAAGCATGCACCCGATGGGTTTGAAGCAGGCCGACTTTTGCTTGATTATCTACCTGATTTGATTACGCTGGATTTGGTGATGCCTGGAATGGATGGCTTCAAGGTTTGCCAGAATATCCGCAAAGACCCGCGTACAAAAGATATAAAAATAATCTCTATCACCGCATATGATACACCTGAATACAGACAAAAGATACTTGATGCTGGTGCGGATGAATATCTGCCAAAACCATTTACACCAGACGAATTCCGTAAAAAAGTTAATGCAGTACTAAACAAAACTGAATTGGAACTAACAAAATGA
- a CDS encoding DUF6036 family nucleotidyltransferase, with translation MGKKSTIDQLFVKVHNLLKKTKTPYILIGGLAAGVLGQPRFTQDADFLIFLDRNKLSGFLEIAKKEGLKFDKKKVERTILERGVFRLFLGNYHADFIINALNFGKSVLKRKIAIKFFNRLVAFPTPEDLILIKIIAGRELDLIDVKNIILRNAEKIDKKYLTQWAQKISDETENMRIWNDLNKILKESPK, from the coding sequence ATGGGCAAAAAATCAACTATAGACCAATTATTTGTTAAAGTTCATAATCTACTGAAAAAAACCAAAACACCTTATATTCTTATAGGTGGGTTAGCAGCAGGAGTGCTTGGTCAGCCGAGATTTACACAAGATGCTGATTTTCTGATATTTCTGGATAGAAATAAACTGAGTGGGTTTCTTGAAATCGCAAAAAAAGAAGGTCTTAAATTTGACAAGAAAAAAGTTGAAAGAACCATTTTAGAAAGAGGTGTTTTCAGATTGTTTTTAGGTAACTATCACGCTGATTTTATCATAAATGCTCTGAATTTCGGGAAGTCAGTATTAAAACGAAAAATTGCGATAAAATTTTTTAACAGATTAGTTGCTTTTCCAACACCTGAGGACTTAATTCTTATTAAAATTATAGCAGGTCGTGAGTTGGATTTAATTGATGTTAAAAATATTATTTTGCGAAATGCTGAAAAAATTGATAAAAAATATCTGACACAGTGGGCACAAAAAATATCGGATGAAACAGAAAATATGAGAATCTGGAACGATTTAAATAAAATCCTGAAAGAAAGTCCAAAATGA